In Haliaeetus albicilla chromosome 22, bHalAlb1.1, whole genome shotgun sequence, the genomic window ttttcatgtacAGTTTCAGAATATATAGAGCATAGAAAATGGTATATTTTAAAGGCATATCAGGTAGAAAGAATATCCTAAAACGTGTTTGTCCTGTTAAAACTCTAGTTCAAACTGGtttggtatttgttttcttggtaTACAGAACGTTCCCATCCATTCTATGTGGTATCATGTATATGCTGCTGTTTGTACACCATGGTGTGCGTGCTTTTCACTTCTCATTAAAGGGACAGAGCTTTTACTGTGGAATTAAGCTGTGTGTTCATGTATATATACAtctttattttaagtatttgcTCTATAAATGACCCGAGCGTTATCGAGGCAAGAAACTGAAGAAGCATCACTTCCAAGTCAGTGGCTTAACAGCTTAACGTACAATTTTACAGGTCTGTCTTCTAGACATGTTTCAATCTGTATTTGCTTGAGAATTTCCCTTACTATTACATGTTTGaataaaactagaaaaatgCCTAGACTAGCTCTAATAGTCTATCTACTTTCAACTTTAAACCTGCATCTGCTTATTTAACACAGATTCTGCTTGCTAGCAAAATTCAGGTTTTGAATCTGAAATGTATTCAGCAAACTGTAGacacacttttttaaaaaagtagggTAATAATTCTTGAAATTGAGGGCATTCccaataagagaaaaaaaaaaacctgacaaaatACTAGCATCGTGTTAGACTGATGAGAATGCATTTTGTTCAgattgatttgggttttttactattattactatttttaatgtgttgcCCTGCTTGCTCATCTGATTTCTTGACAGTCTTGTTGGGCTTTCTTTGCTCCCAAAAGACAAGTAGTACATGCCGAAGCATTTTAGGATGTTCAGGGAACAGAGATGGAACTATACGACCTATTACTCATGTTGGAGTCAGTCTGTATACAGTTATGCACCTGAACTTTTACTTTGTGAGAAATTTCAAGGATGAATTATCTGAAGGAATAGGTCAGACCATCAGTTGATATATAATGCAGTAAGTATCGACGTTACTTTGTGATAACGAATTTGTTCTACATTAAGTGCAAGACCTCATTCAAAACCTATTTACTTTTTTACTGCCTGTGTATTGGGCCAGCTGTAGTGAatatactgaaataaataaatggttAGTGCTTTTACAAGGTCAAATCTATATTTAAGCATCAAAGCTGTGACTAACCAGAAAAAGCCACTTCATTCATTCTCCACACTGATCTTCCCAATTCCAAAATCACCATTGGGCAAAGCCAGTATTAGACTGCTGAGCAGTTAAGCCTGGTATTACAGTACAGATTTCTCTCACCAAGTCATTTTATCTTGAAAAACTATCCTGGGATTAATAAGCATAGTAATTTCACTGATTTATTTAGTAGGAGTGTTTAGTTCAAGTAAAATCTACAAAGGAATTTagaatgaattttttaaaggcCAATTTCCTAATGGGCAGACTCAGGGAATGCTTTTGTACATGATATATTAGCCATGAAATCAATCTCTATATAAAAGCCCGGTGTAATAAACGTGTTGAGTTTGGCTGTAAAAACCTAGATTTGGCATTGCTTGATCACCAATTTGCTTAGAAATTTGAAGCTGTAGGCAaggtaatgctttttttttttcccttttcttccttccagaaAGACTGcacaatgcaaaaataaaaataaaaggatctAGGACTTGAGTGGGGTATTTCTTACTTCTCAGACTATTCCGGTCCGAAGTTGCACAGTGAATTTGCTGGTAAATTCTCCCACCAAAGGCTCTGtatgtttaaattaaatgtgaaaGAGAATCAAGAGAATAATTTGCTGGATTACAAAAAGGAGTTTTTTACTTTCGCAAAGTAAGtggttttaataaaagcttGATGACACTTACTGCACATTATAAATAGCAGAACACTAGTCCTCTGCCAGAACAGACGCACCAAGTGCAGCTTTGGgcttttatatttgctttttcactgtgatCTGGGCCTTATTTTTTACTCCCCCTGTATTTAACCCATTCCAAAGGGATACATCTGGTCCAGGAACACAGTTAGCATATTGCTTACAAATTAATTCGCACAGGCTTTATTTGTAATCTCCTAGAGGCCAGGAACAAACTGTTAATGTCTAGTAAAGGGAAAACCATTTACGATGATGAAATATGTAAAAGAAGCAATTTGGCTCTGTCCTGCTCAGACCCCTGACCTGTAGGTGCCAGACATTCCATTAAAcctgccattttttaaattctgtttcataTCAAGAACACAGTACATTTTTAGAGAAACAATACCTTTACTACAAAACCATGTAAATGATTATATACAAAATGGTTACTGGAATTTGGTTTTGTACTGTAGTGACAGAAATAACTAGCTGCTGACATTTATTTACGCTTCCTTAATACTAGGTACATAACCCCACTGATCAGAGTAAAGGCAAATGCAATCCAGGCTAAGACGAAGGAATAGCCATATTGGCCTTTAGAAACTTCAGTGCCATAACCATTGCTCTTGTGTAGTTCTTCGTGCCTATCTGTATAAATGGAAGCTGCAATCATAACACACAGacctggaggaggaaaaaaatagtaatgtTTAGCATCTTAAAATATTATCAGTATGCATAACAACTATTCACTGCCTCTCTTCTGTCAGCTGCTTCCACCAATGTCCTTTTCTTGTAGGCACTCATTTTCCATCCTCAAACTAAACTGGGAGCATTTCAGGAcacattttcaggttttttggcATGGATTAAATTTGAAGTGCTGTTGTGTATTTATGTCATTTGCAGTGAACACAAAGTGATTCTAAACATCTGGACAATTTTAAAGAGTAACAAAAAGTTAAAGGAATACCTGCCTGTAACAATTAGAGTTACTTAATTTGTTCAAGAAGTCCAGAATCTCAGATTTCTTCCCTTCAAAGTTTAAATTACTTCATTCTGAGCAGTGATGTTATCCATGTTTTAACTGCCTAAATAGTACAGAATGGAGCAGTTCACTGTTTAAACAAATATGAAGGATAAGCTATGGCCTCAAAAGCCCTACAAATTTCTCATGCAGCTCATtctttttgaaatctttttccccttccctttcctacTTTCATGTAAATATCATTAAAGTCACAAGTGTTGAAAAATCACTCACATGACAGGAGCTGGATAATAGAGGTTAACACAAATCTTTCTCCTTGTTTTAGACGGAAGAGTTGaagaatgaaaaccagaaatgccACACAACAGAAAATAGTAGATAGGATCATGGTGGCCTGAACAGCCTGAATTGATTGAtattctgcaaaacaaaagcagccttgattaaaaatacagtttctctCTTTGCCTACTCCTGCAACGAGTAGAGAAGCAGAGCTATGTTCTGTAAGCAGGAGTTCAGCAGATAGAGCAAACCAGTTGTACATGCATTGCCTAGGGTGGTTCTTCTCTGATTCCTTGGTATTAATACAGCCAGTGGTTTAAggacttttaaaagcttttcataaaactgaataaaaacacCGAAGAGATTGTTTCTCCCACACCACATCCTTTGCTACCATCAATGTACTAAAAGCACAGTGAAACTGCCAGGTCTCTCAAATAGCTTACAAATGCAGACCCGAGCCTCTCACCAGACctgcagacagctctgcccagtaAGATGTAACCAGACAGGATATCCATGCTCAGCACAAAAGATTCCTTTGATTCAGGTTTTTTGTCCTGTCAATTACTTCCCCATAACTAGGAGGTAAAGTAACCAATAAATGTGTAACTGCATGTAGCTGCTTTGTGTAACTTTGCTGCAACAGACAAGCTAAGCTATATAGATAAGCTCCTCTCCTCTAGCATAGCCACACTGCAGTTAGTAGGTCTGTGAACAGCAGACATACCTGGGCTACTTACAATCTAGCTACTTCGGGTACCTGATTTCCATGAATGCGTAGTAATACAGACATCAAATGCAAATTTGTTAAATTCGTGTTAGCTTAGATAATGCCTGTGTGTAATGGATCATCTTATCTCACTGCAGCATAGATATGCCCTAAACCAACCTGATGCTCGGAAAGCAAAGTTACTTTATGTGTACATGGCTCTTCAAATCACCTACCTCTTTAATATACACAAAGATTGAAAGTGTAGAAATAAAGTAAATGTaacattttacaattttttttttttgtaaagcagGATATTGGGCTGTGTTGTATAAGTCCTGTTAAAACTCCAGCCTGTGTTCTGACTTTCTTCCACTTTTTCCCCCATGCCTGTAGGCAGCTCAGTTCAATTCTGACGCAAATTCTATCACTTCAGCCACACTTTCAGATGACTTCACTGTTTTCACCTGATCTAATTTTTTAAGAACTCTTTAGCACTCGTTGTTAGCTGCTTTGTGTTTACTCTTGCACTGGCCTTTCAAGTGCACCTGACAGTtccctctgttttcctcttAGATAAACTGTTGGAACAGTTTTTAGAAGACCTGAGTAGTTAGACCATGCAgattttttaacaaatatattATTGCCCCTGCACATTTCATAGCGATTTCACCAGATCTCCTGCCAAAGGAACTGACATAGGCATGGAGAGACACTCACCTCTGAACTGATCAGTAATAGCCACACAGGTGCTAGTATTCGTGGCACATATTCTCCAGACATCTGTAGAAAAATTATCTCCTACCCACCAAgcctgcaaaataaaagtaaagggctcttccaggaaaaaaaaacaacaaaaaacccccacaaaaccccCTAGTTGTCCGAGTGTCTCCTGATCATATACATCAGCTGGAACtaatttctgttcatttttgaTACTTAACCGCTCAAACTAAAATTGAGGTCTAATGGCATTTTGGAATAAAGGGTACATCATTATTCACatgtcattttcattttagacCTGTGTAAAATAGACAAGGGAATGGCAATCATAAATATCCCATTTTCCACTGTTTGGGCAGAAATTCTGGATAGTCAGTGATTGCTCACTCCTTAAGATACCTAGACAAGATCTGCTTTGTTTATCCGGACCCTATTTAGGATGCACAACTCTTTaaaagcacagcattttttaattcGCAGGAAATAGCAGGGTATACATCTACGAAACAGAAGTCCTTTATACATTTTCTGGTTCCTGATACTGAACTGAATTAATCTCAACTTAATATAGCTGTGCTGTCAATGCAGTATGTAGATTATGGCATCTGACTGGAAGAGGCTAGCGACAGATTAAGATCCTCCTGTGGTATTTCTATTTTGATGTTTTAACATTGAATGCAAAATGGTACTACAGTGACTGAACAGATTTTTACGGTAGCCTGGGAAATGCCAAGCACTCCACACAAGTGGAATTTCCTCAGGAAACCCATTCCCGTTCCGATAGCTATCCAGGCCTTTGTTTTGACCAGAGTTGGAAAAATATGACTTTTAAATATGACTCCTGGTAGCATCTGCTGCTTAAATAGATGTTCCAGAAACCTCACAACTTACTGTGCAGCTTTGCAAACAACACTGCAATAAAAACTCATATATTATGATAGTAGGCATATGTGTAATAGTAAGactgtgttttaagaaaaagcattaCTTTCTCAGGATGACATTCATTTGGATTTTGCAGTCCAAGTTcaatgtattatttttcagctctgaGCACTATATAATCCTTTCAGAGTTATGTTTATGACTACAAAAAGCCTCTCAGGATGATAAAATCTCATAGAAGGTGGTTACACAGTTTAAG contains:
- the EMP2 gene encoding epithelial membrane protein 2, translated to MLILLAFIIVFHITSAALLFISTIDNAWWVGDNFSTDVWRICATNTSTCVAITDQFREYQSIQAVQATMILSTIFCCVAFLVFILQLFRLKQGERFVLTSIIQLLSCLCVMIAASIYTDRHEELHKSNGYGTEVSKGQYGYSFVLAWIAFAFTLISGVMYLVLRKRK